One Ranitomeya variabilis isolate aRanVar5 chromosome 5, aRanVar5.hap1, whole genome shotgun sequence DNA window includes the following coding sequences:
- the LOC143774171 gene encoding ribonuclease P protein subunit p20-like — protein sequence MDSFRCYKEILEEKMVSFQTNLQQYFKKAMAEQTSVQERPPCHHRRPAPRPPRGPNDLYVNTKTDFRAQLSDCRRLLESGGQKELRVHGLGLAIGRAINLALQLQLAMPETLLLSASTSTVELTDDMEAEGGEDGEPGTRHRNNSAIHIRLYRANE from the exons atggattcctttaggtgttacaaggagatcttggaggagaagatggtctccttccaaactaacctgcagcagtacttcaagaag GCCATGGCTGAACAGACGTCTGTACAGGAGCGACCCCCGTGTCACCACCGCCGCCCGGCCCCCCGCCCACCCCGTGGCCCCAATGACCTCTACGTGAACACAAAGACTGATTTCAGGGCCCAGCTGTCTGACTGCCGTCGCCTCCTGGAGAGTGGGGGGCAGAAGGAGCTGAGGGTGCACGGACTGGGCCTCGCCATCGGCCGCGCCATTAACCTTGCCCTACAGCTTCAGCTCGCCATGCCGGAGACCCTCCTCCTGTCCGCCAGCACCTCCACCGTGGAGCTGACTGATGACATGGAGGCCGAGGGAGGAGAGGACGGAGAACCGGGCACCCGCCACCGCAACAACTCTGCCATCCACATCCGGCTCTACCGAGCAAATGAGTGA